A part of Anaerolineae bacterium genomic DNA contains:
- a CDS encoding sodium-translocating pyrophosphatase: MLFTAPTALAAPLPQDAPEPLPWLWWLGPIGSLIAFVFVFVFYNSVMKESEGTEVMAEIAQAVREGAMAYLRRQYKVVIIAFVVLFLLFAILAYGFGVQNQVIPFAFLTGGFFSGLCGFIGMKTATNASARTANAARRSLNDGLQVAFRAGAVMGLVVVGFALLDIAAWFLILYYLFPVSFFGEMNPLPQITVIMLSFGMGASTQALFARVGGGIYTKAADVGADLVGKVEAGIPEDDPRNPATIADNVGDNVGDVAGMGADLYESYAGSILASAALGVAAVATEAATNPAFLQGFSEIGMQLRYMAAPLALAAVGVVLSVIGIYLVRTKEGATMSDLMGAINNSITYSSIGIAIVSLGIVYLLDLNKPLMLWLAIVAGLVVGVIIGRATEYYTSDDRPPTKRIADQSLTGPATVIIEGLAVGMRSTAIPVISVVLGIAVSFYLPGGASNTLIGLYGVGLAAVAMLSTLGLTLATDAYGPIADNAGGNAEMAHLPPEVRQRTDQLDAVGNTTAATGKGFAIGSAALTALALLASYLEEIRFGLIHLGTKVTEVPIPGYSGMVKVAEMTMGDFAAYYNINLLNPAVLMGIFMGAMTVFLFSAMTMSAVGRAAGSMVQEVRRQFKEFPGILKGEQKPDYARCVEISTAGAQKEMIAPSVLGIGMPIVVGLFLGVPGVMGLLAGGLATGFTVAVMMANSGGAWDNAKKGIEKGAYGGKGSDSHKATVVGDTVGDPFKDTTGPSLNILIKLMSMVSIVFAGLISQLGTGGLLGMILGG, from the coding sequence ATGCTCTTTACTGCGCCAACCGCCCTGGCGGCGCCGCTGCCACAGGATGCGCCCGAACCACTACCCTGGCTGTGGTGGTTAGGGCCAATTGGTTCTCTTATTGCCTTTGTTTTTGTTTTCGTTTTCTATAATTCGGTGATGAAGGAAAGCGAAGGCACCGAGGTAATGGCCGAAATTGCCCAGGCCGTGCGCGAAGGCGCCATGGCTTATCTCAGGCGCCAATACAAGGTAGTAATCATTGCCTTTGTGGTGCTCTTTTTGCTGTTTGCCATCTTGGCTTACGGCTTTGGCGTGCAGAACCAGGTTATTCCCTTTGCCTTCCTCACCGGTGGGTTCTTCTCCGGTTTGTGCGGCTTTATTGGCATGAAAACGGCCACCAATGCTTCGGCCCGCACGGCCAATGCGGCCCGCCGCAGTTTGAACGACGGCCTGCAAGTGGCCTTCCGCGCAGGCGCGGTAATGGGCCTGGTCGTGGTCGGCTTTGCCCTGCTTGACATTGCCGCCTGGTTCTTGATTTTGTACTATCTCTTCCCTGTCTCCTTCTTTGGGGAGATGAATCCCCTGCCCCAAATTACAGTGATTATGCTGAGTTTTGGCATGGGCGCTTCTACCCAGGCGCTCTTTGCCCGTGTGGGCGGCGGTATCTATACCAAAGCGGCCGACGTGGGCGCGGACCTGGTGGGTAAAGTGGAAGCCGGCATCCCCGAAGACGACCCCCGCAACCCCGCCACCATCGCCGACAACGTGGGCGACAACGTGGGCGACGTGGCCGGGATGGGCGCCGACCTGTATGAATCTTATGCCGGTTCTATCCTGGCCAGCGCCGCCCTGGGCGTGGCCGCCGTAGCCACCGAAGCCGCCACCAATCCAGCGTTTTTGCAGGGTTTTAGCGAAATTGGCATGCAGTTGCGCTATATGGCCGCGCCGTTGGCCCTGGCCGCCGTGGGCGTGGTTCTGTCGGTTATTGGCATTTACCTGGTGCGCACCAAAGAAGGCGCCACCATGAGCGACCTGATGGGCGCAATTAATAACAGTATTACCTATAGTTCCATCGGTATTGCCATTGTCAGCCTGGGCATTGTTTATCTACTGGATTTGAACAAGCCGTTGATGCTCTGGCTGGCAATTGTGGCCGGTTTGGTGGTGGGGGTCATCATTGGCCGCGCCACCGAGTATTATACGTCTGACGATAGGCCGCCTACCAAACGCATTGCCGACCAGAGTTTAACCGGCCCGGCCACCGTGATTATTGAAGGTTTGGCCGTGGGCATGCGCTCCACCGCTATCCCGGTTATCTCTGTGGTGCTGGGCATTGCCGTGAGCTTTTATCTCCCCGGTGGGGCGAGCAACACCCTGATTGGCCTGTACGGGGTTGGTTTGGCCGCCGTAGCCATGCTTTCTACCCTGGGTTTAACCCTGGCCACCGACGCCTACGGTCCCATTGCCGATAACGCGGGCGGCAACGCTGAAATGGCGCACCTGCCGCCGGAAGTGCGCCAACGCACCGACCAGCTTGACGCGGTGGGCAATACGACCGCCGCCACCGGCAAAGGTTTTGCCATCGGTTCCGCCGCCCTCACCGCGCTGGCGCTGCTGGCCTCTTACCTGGAAGAAATCCGGTTTGGCCTGATTCACCTGGGCACAAAAGTAACCGAAGTGCCCATTCCGGGTTACAGCGGCATGGTAAAAGTGGCCGAGATGACCATGGGCGACTTTGCCGCTTACTACAATATCAACCTGTTAAACCCGGCGGTGTTAATGGGCATCTTTATGGGGGCCATGACCGTGTTTCTCTTCTCCGCCATGACCATGAGCGCGGTAGGCCGCGCGGCCGGGTCAATGGTGCAAGAAGTGCGCCGCCAGTTCAAAGAATTTCCCGGCATTTTGAAAGGCGAACAAAAGCCGGACTATGCTCGTTGTGTTGAGATCAGCACCGCCGGCGCGCAGAAAGAAATGATTGCGCCGTCGGTGTTGGGTATTGGGATGCCTATTGTAGTGGGCTTATTCTTGGGCGTGCCCGGCGTGATGGGCCTGCTGGCCGGCGGCCTGGCCACCGGCTTTACCGTGGCCGTGATGATGGCCAACTCCGGCGGAGCCTGGGATAACGCCAAGAAGGGCATTGAAAAAGGCGCGTACGGCGGCAAAGGTTCCGACTCGCACAAAGCTACCGTGGTGGGCGATACCGTCGGCGACCCCTTCAAAGACACCACCGGCCCCTCACTCAACATCCTCATCAAGTTGATGTCAATGGTGTCCATTGTGTTTGCCGGTTTGATCTCGCAGTTAGGCACCGGCGGTTTGTTGGGCATGATTCTGGGCGGGTAA